The following are encoded in a window of Streptomyces griseiscabiei genomic DNA:
- a CDS encoding NucA/NucB deoxyribonuclease domain-containing protein encodes MRELLCTGAVAMTVLGSCLTTAQAADNGSDDLRVESYVLPVGAAKPSLQDLQSGRGMERLRQLAGQFEPGVGLAAETVGPAASYAPLSRRASGAPEPVEQTLEGPSVGPMATTAPEPARTMTFEECKKGLGSSKAFYVKSRFAVCNGASFLQTWVRNNQPVGESMFNVRVVGTIAKNSRTINFQYYFTDFVTTGTTGAAAMPITTKGNIPKSWPAGARYTRGGNKPGTQTFTQLKALRTFSETVNAKPGQGQKGTGLKGKTDLLFAVYEPAISYTPPAGWTLSGSRGGKLFMLAPRWETAPYLANSTGGGKPDKKGAATFSYVPTLTLSAKAGADERAEAQHIRQAFLVPQDTKPYMSAKKVPGQTAKDPLHRTVSEARNDKNRGEAVKQCKRYWGANYTAGGTKECDEYPFASTYEGAAENYYDEEAKKFNFSAKPIAKDDNRAGGLILKSFYAKNRILDGLDGKDDLDGFIVKIVS; translated from the coding sequence ATGCGAGAACTGCTGTGTACGGGCGCCGTCGCGATGACGGTGCTCGGCAGCTGTCTGACCACCGCGCAGGCGGCGGACAACGGTTCGGATGATCTGCGGGTGGAGTCGTACGTGCTCCCGGTCGGAGCCGCGAAGCCGTCGCTCCAGGACCTGCAGAGCGGGCGGGGAATGGAGCGGCTGCGGCAGCTGGCAGGTCAGTTTGAGCCTGGGGTGGGTCTGGCAGCGGAGACGGTGGGGCCGGCGGCCTCGTACGCGCCGCTGTCCCGCAGGGCATCCGGAGCCCCGGAGCCTGTGGAGCAGACGCTGGAGGGGCCGTCGGTGGGACCGATGGCGACCACTGCCCCGGAACCTGCGCGGACGATGACGTTCGAGGAGTGCAAGAAGGGACTGGGCAGCAGCAAGGCGTTCTATGTGAAGTCCCGGTTCGCGGTGTGCAACGGGGCGTCGTTCCTGCAGACCTGGGTGCGCAACAACCAGCCGGTCGGCGAGAGCATGTTCAACGTCCGGGTGGTCGGCACGATCGCCAAGAACAGCCGCACGATCAACTTCCAGTACTACTTCACCGACTTCGTCACGACCGGCACGACCGGCGCGGCCGCGATGCCGATCACGACGAAGGGCAACATCCCAAAGAGCTGGCCGGCCGGAGCACGCTACACCCGGGGCGGCAACAAGCCGGGCACACAGACGTTCACCCAGCTCAAAGCGCTGCGCACGTTCAGCGAGACGGTGAACGCCAAGCCGGGGCAGGGCCAGAAGGGAACGGGCCTGAAGGGCAAGACGGACCTGCTCTTCGCGGTGTACGAGCCGGCCATCAGCTACACCCCGCCCGCGGGGTGGACGCTGAGCGGGAGCCGGGGCGGCAAGCTGTTCATGCTCGCACCGCGCTGGGAGACTGCGCCGTACCTGGCCAACTCCACCGGCGGCGGCAAGCCGGACAAGAAGGGCGCGGCCACCTTCAGCTACGTGCCGACGCTCACCCTGAGCGCCAAGGCGGGAGCCGACGAGCGCGCCGAGGCCCAGCACATCAGGCAGGCGTTCCTGGTCCCGCAGGACACCAAGCCGTACATGTCGGCGAAGAAGGTGCCCGGTCAGACGGCCAAGGATCCGTTGCACCGGACGGTGAGCGAGGCTCGCAACGACAAGAACCGCGGAGAAGCGGTCAAGCAGTGCAAGCGCTACTGGGGAGCCAACTACACCGCCGGCGGGACGAAGGAGTGCGACGAGTACCCCTTCGCGAGCACCTATGAGGGTGCCGCGGAGAACTACTACGACGAGGAAGCGAAGAAGTTCAACTTCTCCGCGAAGCCGATCGCGAAGGACGACAACCGGGCAGGCGGGCTCATTCTGAAGAGCTTCTACGCCAAGAACCGCATCCTCGACGGCCTCGACGGCAAGGACGATCTCGACGGCTTCATCGTGAAGATCGTCAGCTGA
- a CDS encoding acyl-CoA dehydrogenase family protein yields the protein MPTMSSTTPDLTPDHETLVQHFDEFATAEVAPRVQRMESSPHAVERDLALLMAEQGFFGATIPRQYGGMHAGHLAKTLMIQRMARASGAAGAILQASQLPVSMIIHFGSDEQKALLLPQVSCGDTLLSIAVTEEETGSHVLGMETTARRDGSDWIIDGSKVHIGNSHIAHFHCVVARTASADTAGSRALTAFLVEHDRDGLTVEPHRPALGLHGFTFGKLTFDGVRIPEANVIGEVGDGKDIAYSSSILYGRPNLAAVSLGIHEAIMECAAGFLEGRRRYNGALADLPVLRDRIGDMKSRLMASRDLAHLAVRMLDSGRPCDDLLINSKYLNHKWAVQSGQDAMELHGAHALRSDYPLQRLWRDIQHTYSPAGTGEVQRQRLAETELGAPPIQWSERLAAKTSLFLPTSTAA from the coding sequence ATGCCCACGATGTCGTCCACGACGCCGGATCTCACGCCCGACCACGAAACCCTGGTCCAGCACTTCGACGAGTTCGCCACCGCGGAAGTCGCCCCCCGAGTCCAGCGCATGGAGTCCTCCCCCCACGCCGTGGAACGCGACCTTGCCCTGCTCATGGCCGAACAGGGATTTTTCGGCGCCACGATCCCCCGCCAGTACGGCGGTATGCACGCGGGACATCTCGCCAAAACCCTCATGATCCAGAGGATGGCGCGGGCCTCGGGCGCGGCCGGCGCCATCCTGCAGGCCAGCCAGCTTCCCGTATCGATGATCATCCACTTCGGCAGCGACGAGCAGAAGGCCCTGCTGCTGCCCCAGGTCTCCTGCGGGGACACGCTGCTGTCGATCGCCGTGACCGAAGAGGAGACCGGCAGCCATGTGCTCGGCATGGAGACCACCGCCCGCCGCGACGGCAGCGACTGGATCATCGACGGCAGCAAGGTCCACATCGGAAACAGCCACATCGCCCACTTCCACTGCGTCGTGGCCCGCACCGCCTCCGCCGACACGGCCGGCTCCCGTGCCCTGACCGCATTCCTCGTCGAGCACGACCGCGACGGGCTGACCGTCGAACCGCACCGGCCCGCCCTCGGCCTGCACGGCTTCACCTTCGGCAAGCTCACCTTCGACGGCGTACGCATACCCGAGGCCAACGTGATCGGCGAAGTGGGCGACGGCAAAGACATCGCCTACAGCAGCAGCATCCTCTACGGCCGACCCAACCTCGCCGCGGTGTCCCTCGGCATCCACGAAGCGATCATGGAATGTGCGGCCGGATTCCTTGAGGGCCGCCGCCGCTACAACGGCGCCCTCGCCGACCTTCCCGTCCTGCGCGACCGGATCGGCGACATGAAGTCCCGGCTGATGGCTAGCCGCGACCTCGCCCACCTCGCCGTACGCATGCTCGACTCCGGCCGCCCCTGCGACGACCTCCTCATCAACTCCAAGTACCTCAACCACAAATGGGCCGTGCAGTCGGGCCAGGACGCCATGGAACTGCACGGCGCCCACGCCCTGCGCTCGGACTACCCCCTCCAACGGCTGTGGCGGGACATCCAGCACACCTACTCGCCCGCCGGAACCGGTGAGGTACAGCGCCAGCGCCTGGCTGAGACCGAGCTCGGTGCCCCTCCCATCCAGTGGTCCGAACGGCTCGCCGCCAAGACCTCGCTCTTCCTCCCCACCAGCACAGCCGCCTGA
- a CDS encoding ATP-binding cassette domain-containing protein, with protein MTQPTVPAQSSRPPSDAARTAVAPPTPAEIKYTGQYSVNPMDGVSFRALCARIPSVMKRIAGMSWAVDRTAVVLLVACQVTVGLAAAGQLTATSDVMRSLLGDGTVQERLHQALPALIFVAVMAALSRTASAVSAYGDRRITPKLTTEADTTLVSSVCRVEAAAYSEDGFHDRQEAAEMGVIRTHVMVADAQQLMSSLIQLVTACSVLAVLDWRLLPFLLMAVLPAGVGSVLTARVDYEIHYANIANRNARGMMRWWATSPKYGDEVRANSMSGYLLYWYRTLSLQADERSLAAAPRILRINLASAACGGLFLVATWVALYWLAATGQIAVAIAATAVFAVRTTLGALTQLVRSAAAVFHTSLYLGDMTTFLDEAQEKAPHRGELTVRAPIDEVCVRGAVYRYPGKDKPALDGVSLTLKRGQILALVGVNGSGKTTLTRLLAGILLADEGTVTWNGTDLAEVDPDTVWALTGLVPQVFAQWPLRLRENVNLGQPRPGGDVPVWEAIDAVGLREAVEDLPDQLDTLLAREIFSGVELSGGQWQRVACARGLHRLPELLIMDEPTSQVDPEGEHRAFETLKAMAADRITIVVTHRLENTKIADEIVVMEEGRVTEHGTYEDLACGGGTFARLLALSQDR; from the coding sequence ATGACGCAGCCGACGGTGCCCGCGCAGAGCTCCCGCCCCCCGTCCGACGCCGCCAGGACCGCAGTTGCGCCGCCGACACCCGCGGAGATCAAGTACACCGGTCAGTACTCGGTCAACCCCATGGACGGGGTCTCGTTCCGGGCCCTGTGCGCCCGTATCCCGTCGGTGATGAAACGGATCGCGGGCATGTCATGGGCGGTCGACCGGACGGCGGTCGTCCTGCTGGTGGCATGCCAGGTGACGGTCGGCCTGGCCGCGGCCGGACAGCTGACCGCCACGTCGGACGTCATGCGCTCGCTCCTCGGCGACGGAACGGTGCAGGAGCGGCTGCACCAGGCGCTGCCGGCGCTGATCTTCGTTGCGGTGATGGCCGCCCTGTCCCGCACCGCGAGTGCGGTCTCGGCCTACGGTGACCGGCGCATCACCCCGAAGCTGACCACCGAGGCCGACACGACACTGGTCTCCTCGGTGTGCCGGGTGGAGGCCGCCGCCTACAGCGAGGACGGATTCCACGACCGGCAGGAAGCCGCCGAGATGGGCGTGATCCGCACCCATGTGATGGTCGCCGACGCCCAGCAGCTGATGTCCTCGCTGATCCAGCTGGTCACGGCGTGCTCGGTCCTGGCCGTGCTGGACTGGCGGCTGCTGCCGTTCCTGCTGATGGCCGTCCTCCCGGCCGGCGTCGGCTCGGTGCTCACCGCGCGCGTGGACTACGAGATCCACTACGCGAACATCGCCAATCGCAACGCCCGGGGGATGATGCGCTGGTGGGCGACGAGCCCGAAATACGGGGACGAGGTCCGCGCCAACTCGATGTCCGGCTACCTGCTGTACTGGTACCGGACCTTGTCGCTGCAGGCGGACGAGCGCTCGCTGGCCGCGGCTCCCCGGATCCTGCGGATCAACCTCGCTTCAGCCGCGTGCGGCGGGCTGTTCCTGGTGGCCACCTGGGTGGCGCTGTACTGGCTGGCGGCCACCGGCCAGATCGCGGTGGCGATCGCCGCGACGGCGGTCTTCGCCGTGCGGACCACTCTGGGCGCGCTGACCCAGCTGGTCCGCAGCGCCGCCGCGGTCTTCCACACCAGCCTCTACCTCGGCGACATGACCACTTTCCTCGACGAGGCCCAGGAAAAGGCCCCTCACCGCGGGGAGTTGACGGTGCGGGCGCCCATCGACGAGGTCTGTGTGCGGGGGGCGGTGTACCGCTACCCGGGCAAGGACAAGCCGGCCCTCGATGGGGTGTCGCTGACGCTCAAGCGCGGGCAGATCCTGGCGCTGGTCGGGGTCAACGGTTCCGGCAAGACCACCCTGACTCGCCTGCTCGCCGGGATTCTCCTGGCCGACGAGGGCACGGTGACCTGGAACGGGACCGACCTCGCCGAGGTGGATCCGGACACCGTGTGGGCGCTGACCGGTCTGGTCCCGCAGGTCTTCGCGCAGTGGCCGCTCAGGCTGCGGGAGAACGTCAATCTCGGCCAGCCCCGCCCCGGGGGAGATGTGCCGGTGTGGGAGGCGATCGACGCCGTCGGACTGCGTGAGGCGGTCGAGGACCTGCCCGACCAGCTCGACACCCTGCTGGCGCGGGAGATCTTCAGCGGGGTGGAGCTGTCCGGCGGACAGTGGCAGCGGGTGGCGTGCGCCCGGGGTCTGCACCGGCTTCCGGAGCTGCTGATCATGGACGAGCCGACCTCTCAGGTCGACCCGGAAGGCGAACACCGGGCATTCGAGACGCTGAAAGCCATGGCGGCGGACCGCATCACGATCGTGGTGACGCACCGACTGGAGAACACGAAGATCGCTGACGAGATCGTGGTGATGGAGGAAGGCCGGGTCACCGAGCACGGCACCTACGAGGACCTCGCCTGCGGCGGCGGAACCTTCGCGCGGCTGCTGGCCCTGTCACAAGACCGCTGA
- a CDS encoding GAF domain-containing protein, with amino-acid sequence MNPHAPSDLLSTTRHDTDWQSHLPDLFDPMAPPVEAFDAFARQVASALGTPYAMLNWVGEEQYFLGLANPADSELPVLDRTLPLTHGFCPHVVQRRGSLVLTDVLDFDAFAGNPVVDELGVRMYAGAPLIDKRTNHVWGTVCGIDIEPRDRSQGRPVWTVIDHMRDLFMTELYRRTSP; translated from the coding sequence GTGAACCCTCACGCTCCGTCCGATCTCCTGTCCACCACCAGGCACGACACCGACTGGCAGAGCCACCTGCCCGACCTCTTCGACCCCATGGCTCCGCCCGTGGAGGCGTTCGACGCCTTCGCCCGGCAGGTCGCCAGCGCGCTCGGCACTCCCTACGCCATGCTCAACTGGGTCGGCGAGGAACAGTACTTCCTGGGGCTCGCCAATCCCGCCGACAGCGAACTGCCCGTGCTGGACCGGACCCTGCCGCTGACCCACGGCTTCTGCCCACACGTCGTCCAGCGCCGCGGCTCGCTGGTCCTTACCGACGTCCTCGATTTCGACGCCTTCGCCGGCAACCCGGTCGTCGACGAGCTCGGGGTCCGCATGTACGCAGGAGCCCCCCTCATCGACAAGCGGACGAACCACGTCTGGGGCACCGTCTGCGGGATCGACATCGAGCCGCGCGACCGTTCGCAAGGCCGCCCGGTGTGGACGGTCATCGACCACATGCGCGACCTGTTCATGACCGAGCTCTACCGCCGCACCAGCCCGTAG
- a CDS encoding NUDIX hydrolase, which produces MSVLITDTVGRILLQRVTHRTMRLLPGGGVDTEAIDFVDPDEPSDLPCGAR; this is translated from the coding sequence GTGTCCGTACTCATCACCGACACGGTCGGCCGCATCCTGCTCCAGCGCGTCACCCACCGCACCATGCGGCTCCTGCCCGGTGGCGGCGTGGATACCGAGGCGATCGACTTCGTCGACCCTGACGAACCGTCGGACCTACCGTGCGGCGCCCGGTAG
- a CDS encoding bifunctional class I SAM-dependent methyltransferase/NUDIX hydrolase, with product MKPEEINTEAWTAYGHHHLRRGTPLPEVERIDWGPGATGPGDAILGDLDGRRVLDLGCGLTRHAAHLARDHGALVDAVDSSPTQIERARTRYDQLPGLNVVLADAVEHLRAAAPYDVIYSVHSVPYIDPHRLLPALSAALKPGGRLCFTVLHTNSHGEGPSTALVPRPETLRLADGPELTVQMWVLTTELWEDLLVQYGLRVESITVLDAPEEGNHASYRLFQVRRPVRVTSRPRTTRPPVAHAALGVGIILSGPDGVLLGRHRRRTIELPGGTVEPGESLRETVVRELAEETGLTGRPEDVRLLGTLVDHVGDVVRITVAAILTAWQGTPADQKDESVSDWRWWPLDALPSGLFECSAQVLTAWRPDLNIDHPPAHFTPFADTAETVAE from the coding sequence ATGAAGCCCGAGGAGATCAACACCGAGGCGTGGACCGCCTACGGCCACCACCACCTCCGGCGAGGCACCCCCCTGCCAGAAGTCGAACGGATCGACTGGGGCCCCGGCGCCACCGGTCCGGGGGATGCGATCCTCGGCGACCTTGACGGCCGACGGGTGCTGGACCTGGGCTGCGGGCTCACCCGGCACGCCGCCCACCTCGCCCGCGACCATGGCGCGCTCGTAGACGCCGTGGACTCCTCACCGACGCAGATCGAACGCGCCCGCACCCGCTACGACCAGCTGCCCGGTCTGAACGTGGTACTCGCGGACGCCGTCGAGCACCTGCGCGCCGCCGCCCCGTACGACGTGATCTACTCCGTCCACTCCGTCCCCTACATCGACCCGCACCGGCTGCTGCCCGCCCTGAGCGCCGCGCTCAAACCCGGCGGCCGGCTGTGCTTCACCGTCCTGCACACCAACTCCCATGGCGAGGGACCCTCCACCGCGCTCGTCCCGCGGCCGGAGACCCTGCGGCTGGCCGACGGCCCGGAACTGACCGTCCAGATGTGGGTCCTCACAACCGAGTTGTGGGAGGACCTACTGGTCCAATACGGGCTCCGAGTGGAGAGCATCACCGTCCTCGACGCCCCGGAAGAGGGCAACCACGCCTCCTACCGGCTCTTCCAGGTCCGTCGCCCCGTACGCGTCACGTCCCGCCCGCGCACCACCCGACCGCCTGTAGCGCACGCGGCACTCGGCGTCGGCATCATCCTGTCCGGGCCGGACGGCGTACTACTGGGCCGGCACCGCCGGCGCACGATTGAGCTGCCGGGCGGCACCGTTGAGCCCGGCGAATCACTGCGGGAGACCGTCGTGCGCGAACTCGCCGAGGAGACCGGCCTCACAGGCCGCCCGGAGGACGTACGACTGCTCGGCACGCTCGTCGACCACGTCGGCGACGTCGTCCGCATCACCGTGGCCGCCATCCTCACCGCTTGGCAGGGAACCCCCGCCGACCAGAAGGACGAGAGCGTGAGCGACTGGCGCTGGTGGCCCCTGGACGCACTGCCCTCCGGCCTGTTCGAGTGCAGCGCTCAAGTCCTGACCGCCTGGCGGCCCGACCTGAACATCGACCACCCGCCAGCACACTTCACCCCCTTCGCCGATACGGCGGAAACCGTCGCGGAATGA
- a CDS encoding 2'-5' RNA ligase family protein, which translates to MKAFTPAFRGQEWESGAGAFHLYVRPEGADTAFHDLVAACREALGGYPVWCVPDDLVHITVEMDASAPSSDISAAERTRLITALKDALKHIEPFTVLCGSPLANRAGVVLDTHPDQSLVALRNLARRALWEARATSAIAHEGARAHASVGYAYGSADSDPLQSTLRRISPSHALLTVSRLHLLDVRWTAHPRADGGVRWEMDWDPVAVLPLGAS; encoded by the coding sequence ATGAAAGCGTTCACGCCGGCCTTCAGAGGTCAGGAATGGGAATCCGGAGCAGGAGCTTTCCATCTATACGTCCGGCCGGAGGGAGCTGATACAGCATTCCACGACCTCGTCGCGGCCTGCCGCGAGGCCCTGGGCGGCTATCCCGTCTGGTGCGTGCCCGACGATCTCGTACACATCACTGTTGAGATGGACGCCTCCGCCCCCAGCAGCGACATCAGCGCCGCCGAGCGTACGCGCCTGATCACCGCTCTCAAGGATGCGCTGAAACATATCGAGCCGTTCACCGTTCTGTGCGGCAGCCCACTGGCCAACCGTGCCGGAGTCGTCCTCGACACCCACCCCGACCAGAGCCTCGTGGCCCTGCGCAACCTGGCGCGTCGTGCGCTGTGGGAGGCGCGCGCGACCTCAGCAATCGCCCATGAGGGTGCTCGCGCGCATGCTTCTGTGGGCTACGCCTACGGCAGTGCCGACTCCGACCCGCTCCAGAGCACACTGCGCCGGATCAGCCCCAGTCACGCCCTGCTGACCGTGTCGCGCCTGCACCTGCTCGACGTGCGCTGGACCGCACACCCACGAGCGGACGGAGGCGTCCGGTGGGAGATGGACTGGGACCCCGTCGCCGTCCTGCCGCTGGGCGCCTCCTGA
- a CDS encoding sigma-70 RNA polymerase sigma factor region 4 domain-containing protein, with amino-acid sequence MSEAAHGVQEAAPGSTATAIAQALGFLDPRDGRARYEACKQKVAESLKALPFHISEDERNEIAGAAISEALRSGLVDPSRQPSAYFKKTARRLAVEHQKKKSKEILVGDYPEACHSVPTPESEREDGSGRFQEDSDLWDLLDEAIDRLSRQREREVLRRQSIGQDDATIAAETGRTTNAVQQGRTHGVDSVQDRLKQYIRPRHLKPRRTLGGEQ; translated from the coding sequence GTGAGCGAAGCCGCGCACGGGGTCCAGGAGGCGGCCCCCGGGAGCACGGCGACCGCGATCGCGCAAGCCCTCGGATTCCTGGACCCCCGCGATGGGCGCGCCCGGTACGAGGCGTGCAAACAGAAGGTCGCCGAGTCACTCAAAGCGCTCCCTTTCCACATCAGCGAAGACGAGCGCAATGAGATCGCTGGTGCTGCCATTTCCGAGGCCCTGCGCAGCGGCCTAGTCGACCCCTCACGGCAGCCTTCTGCATATTTCAAAAAGACAGCCAGACGGCTGGCCGTTGAACACCAGAAGAAGAAATCCAAAGAAATTCTCGTTGGAGACTATCCCGAAGCATGTCACTCCGTGCCGACTCCCGAGAGCGAGCGGGAAGATGGTTCCGGCCGGTTCCAGGAGGACTCGGACCTTTGGGACCTCCTGGATGAGGCCATCGACCGCCTCTCCAGACAGCGGGAGCGCGAGGTGCTGCGTCGACAGAGCATCGGACAGGACGACGCCACGATTGCAGCGGAGACCGGCAGAACGACGAACGCGGTTCAACAGGGCCGCACGCACGGGGTTGACTCCGTACAGGACCGACTGAAGCAGTACATCCGGCCCAGGCACCTGAAGCCTCGGCGGACCTTGGGTGGTGAGCAGTGA
- a CDS encoding DEAD/DEAH box helicase — MTRLTESDRPRRSAPQKLPSMRPYQKEVHDAVVTGLTNGTRGQLHAACGSGKTFMALRAVEELVPGDGMIVVLAPSLALVAQILREWQDASVVGFVAMAVCSDEKVSDVPVRTEDFEVPVSTDPDVIASWMSGGRRRIIFGTYASAARIGAGLRQAGLEVDMLVCDEGHHLFGKRDAARRRIVTHSAFLPHRRRLVMTATPNVTGGQAGDALTWQNEELFGPVLFRYPFARGIAEGYLKDYRLVVLGISDAEARALLADTASDYVDGEIALRTVVAQAALAHARNTYGTERAITFHPRVQQAADFARTLPATIARLPAAKQPTGMVHATHISGAMDTAEREDIMARLAQPPAGGWTVISNAQCLTEGVDVPAVDTIVFTHPSRSAAKVTQAVGRAMRRSRHTASIATVIVPVIVPDTTAEVDDELDAGDFEVLFEVVRALRAHDDVFGAELDRERANWSLRTAGREGAEGPGEQEGEESDLPKRITFHLPEGTSDRILHQLRLLTVRNSTSSWWEGYADACVFHQEHGHLNVPENQLGASGRQLTAWIAALRRQRRKGWVPQDRIDAMDRIGMEWEPLDARRQQLISDVRAYQQKHGNIDVPDSHVTPEGRLLGSQFKALRTAYREGRLHQPLIHALDEMGMRWDPQAAKKQELLDACDRYLQRFGNLEVPVKYVDADGYRLGPALSYVRSVAQGTVKDRDGKARTLDADQRTELERRGVVLDFRVTALNQDLKTALLEKVQAGTQLKDARKALGISDSAVITARQKDKEFDARLKAARQAHYRVLDASEKQDLIDEVTSGTSLRQARKILSLTTSSIATARKKDTQFDAHLKSALQQQSRPLATAEKRA; from the coding sequence GTGACCCGGTTGACCGAATCGGACAGACCCCGTCGTTCCGCCCCGCAGAAGCTTCCCTCGATGCGTCCGTATCAGAAGGAGGTGCACGACGCGGTTGTCACCGGGCTGACGAACGGGACCCGGGGACAGCTGCACGCGGCGTGCGGGTCCGGCAAAACCTTCATGGCGCTGCGTGCGGTGGAGGAACTGGTCCCGGGAGACGGGATGATCGTGGTCCTGGCCCCGTCCCTGGCTCTGGTCGCGCAGATCCTGCGGGAGTGGCAGGACGCCAGCGTGGTCGGGTTCGTTGCGATGGCGGTCTGTTCGGACGAGAAGGTCTCCGACGTCCCGGTACGGACCGAGGATTTCGAGGTGCCGGTCAGTACTGATCCGGACGTGATCGCCTCCTGGATGAGCGGTGGCAGGCGCCGGATCATCTTCGGCACCTACGCATCGGCCGCCCGGATCGGTGCAGGTCTGCGGCAGGCCGGTCTCGAAGTCGACATGCTGGTGTGCGACGAGGGACACCACCTGTTCGGCAAACGGGATGCCGCCCGTCGTCGGATCGTCACCCACTCGGCTTTCCTGCCCCACCGCCGCCGTCTGGTGATGACGGCAACCCCGAACGTGACAGGCGGCCAGGCCGGGGATGCGTTGACCTGGCAGAACGAGGAACTGTTCGGGCCGGTGCTGTTCCGGTACCCCTTCGCCCGCGGGATCGCCGAGGGGTATCTGAAGGACTACCGGCTGGTGGTGCTGGGCATCAGCGACGCCGAGGCCCGTGCCCTGCTCGCCGACACCGCATCCGACTACGTCGACGGCGAGATCGCTCTGAGGACCGTCGTCGCACAGGCCGCGCTGGCACACGCCCGCAACACCTACGGCACCGAGCGCGCCATCACCTTCCACCCCCGGGTGCAGCAGGCCGCCGACTTCGCACGCACCCTTCCCGCCACCATCGCCCGCCTGCCCGCCGCCAAGCAGCCGACGGGCATGGTGCATGCCACCCACATCAGCGGAGCGATGGACACCGCCGAGCGGGAGGACATCATGGCGCGCCTGGCGCAGCCGCCCGCCGGCGGATGGACGGTGATCTCCAACGCGCAGTGCCTGACCGAAGGCGTTGACGTTCCGGCAGTGGACACCATCGTCTTCACCCACCCGTCCCGGTCCGCGGCCAAAGTGACCCAGGCCGTGGGCCGGGCCATGCGCCGAAGCCGCCACACAGCCTCCATCGCCACGGTCATCGTGCCGGTCATCGTTCCGGACACCACCGCCGAGGTCGACGACGAACTCGACGCCGGCGACTTCGAAGTCCTCTTCGAAGTCGTACGTGCCCTCAGGGCCCACGACGACGTCTTCGGCGCCGAACTGGACCGGGAACGCGCGAACTGGTCGCTGCGTACCGCCGGCAGGGAGGGCGCCGAGGGACCCGGAGAGCAGGAAGGGGAGGAATCGGACCTGCCGAAGAGGATCACCTTCCATCTGCCGGAGGGCACATCCGACCGTATCCTCCATCAGCTGCGTCTGCTGACGGTACGCAACTCCACCTCCTCCTGGTGGGAGGGATACGCGGACGCGTGCGTCTTCCACCAGGAGCACGGCCACCTGAACGTGCCGGAGAACCAGCTCGGCGCCAGTGGCCGCCAGCTGACCGCATGGATAGCCGCCTTGCGCAGGCAGCGCCGCAAGGGGTGGGTTCCCCAGGACCGTATCGACGCCATGGACCGCATCGGCATGGAGTGGGAACCACTGGATGCCCGGCGGCAGCAGCTGATCAGCGATGTCCGCGCCTACCAGCAAAAGCACGGCAACATCGACGTGCCCGACAGCCATGTCACGCCCGAAGGGAGGCTGCTGGGCTCGCAGTTCAAGGCACTGCGCACCGCCTACCGTGAAGGCCGCCTGCACCAGCCCCTGATCCACGCGCTGGACGAGATGGGGATGCGCTGGGACCCGCAAGCCGCAAAGAAGCAGGAACTGCTGGACGCCTGCGACCGTTACCTCCAGCGTTTCGGAAACCTCGAAGTACCGGTCAAATACGTCGACGCCGACGGCTACCGCCTCGGACCGGCCCTCTCCTACGTGCGCTCCGTCGCTCAGGGCACCGTCAAAGACCGGGACGGAAAAGCGCGAACCCTGGATGCCGACCAGCGTACCGAGCTGGAGAGACGTGGAGTTGTCCTGGACTTCCGGGTCACCGCCCTGAACCAGGACCTCAAGACGGCCCTGCTCGAGAAAGTCCAGGCCGGAACGCAACTCAAGGACGCCCGCAAGGCACTCGGCATCAGCGATTCTGCCGTCATCACGGCACGGCAGAAAGACAAGGAGTTCGATGCCCGTCTGAAAGCCGCCCGACAGGCTCACTACCGAGTCCTGGACGCCTCGGAAAAGCAAGATCTGATCGACGAAGTCACATCCGGAACCTCACTCCGACAAGCCCGCAAAATTCTCTCCCTGACCACTTCCTCCATTGCGACGGCACGAAAGAAAGATACCCAGTTCGACGCCCACCTGAAATCCGCTCTTCAGCAGCAGAGCCGCCCCTTGGCCACAGCGGAAAAAAGGGCCTGA